One Castanea sativa cultivar Marrone di Chiusa Pesio chromosome 4, ASM4071231v1 DNA window includes the following coding sequences:
- the LOC142632808 gene encoding zinc finger BED domain-containing protein RICESLEEPER 1-like, with product MGNMDNINLIFFVVVVLDPRYRLKCVKFWFREWYGKDKGDAMSSKVRDALKRLYMERVGQNRASSSSGSGSGNGASLSRDSRLSVGNASFSNHIKSYNNRFKQHLADEDNVESKSELDRYLLESSKDPDVEDFDILKWWKMNSSRYQVLSQIARDVLAILVSTVASQSSFSMVGVFWIISIVHYLLIQLKPLFVPRIG from the coding sequence aTGGGAAATATGGATAAtatcaatttgatattttttgttgttgttgttcttgacCCAAGGTATAGATTGAAGTGTGTCAAGTTTTGGTTTAGGGAGTGGTATGGAAAGGACAAGGGGGATGCGATGAGCTCTAAGGTTAGAGATGCATTGAAgaggctgtatatggagagagTGGGTCAAAATAGAGCTTCGAGTTCTAGTGGTAGTGGTAGTGGTAATGGTGCTTCATTGTCTAGGGACTCCAGGCTAAGTGTTGGTAATGCTTCATTTTCTAATCACATTAAAAGCTATAATAATAGGTTTAAGCAACACTTGGCAGATGAGGATAATGTGGAAAGCAAATCTGAGTTGGATAGGTACTTGTTGGAATCTTCTAAGGACCCTGATGTGGAGGATTTTGACATCTTGAAATGGTGGAAAATGAATTCTTCTAGATATCAAGTCCTTTCCCAAATTGCTCGTGATGTGCTGGCTATTCTTGTCTCTACAGTTGCATCCCAGTCTTCTTTTAGTATGGTGGGCGTGTTTTGGATTATTTCCATAGTTCACTATCTCCTAATACAGTTGAAGCCCTTATTTGTACCCAGAATTGGTTGA